Below is a genomic region from Notolabrus celidotus isolate fNotCel1 unplaced genomic scaffold, fNotCel1.pri scaffold_636_arrow_ctg1, whole genome shotgun sequence.
agatgattccaaaggagaggggcctgataactgaaggcttgacctcccatactacttttagagactttaggtacgatgagcaggcctgcatgttgggagcgtagagttctagagggggaataggacactatgagctctttaagatacttttaataaaAGAGAGATGCTGTTaaataagagagagacagagatgatagtggggagatggatagtagtagttgtagcagctggagtctggcacgtccacagcagcagagatccagaggaacctacgagacaagggagctcagggactccagaaaggtctatggttagtaactttaatgggacaggaagagttaaagggagagacaggcagagagaggagagagagggaaagacaggatcccagtgtgtcctGCAGAGTAATGGGATTCAAACTTTATATGGGGGTTCAACACACTTCTAGAAATCTGAAGGCATGCAGTGAATACAATAAAGGCTGAGGACATGCACTTTGGTACTCATCTAGCAGGATTTgtgcccctagtggacaaaaGGCAGTGTAGCATGCATTAGGCAAAAAGATTGAAAATTGAGAAAATGGCACCAAATCAAAAATCACTAATTTAGGTCCCTGTGGTGTGGTTAATAAATCAATGTGtaaaaaatgtgctttaaagttggccttttttttttaaaagaccatGAATGTGAGTAAATTGTGCACGCTAGATATCACAATAGACCCATCATGTCATACGTGTTAAAATTTTGCAAATTGACCCCCTCAGAAAAGTTTCTAAATCATGCCCCaggtttaaataaaataaataaataacatcagTGAAAAATTCAGGCTTACAGAGGGTCAAACAAAGGAGGCTGCTGAACTGATGCAAGGTCAGCTTTGCTTGGACAGTCGTGATAAACTATGATTCAAAACACTTCAGATTCTGTCTCTTTGTGATTGTAAGGACAGCAGGACCTGATTAAAACAAACTGTCTGAACATCACGTCGTCATGTTGGTGAGCTGCTGTGTGAAACGTGATGCAGGAGAAGTCTGGAGTTAATGCAGCACATGTATTCAGGTGTGCAGGGTCACGTCTGATAAAAGCACCGTGCTCACACTCAGCCGAGTTTCCAGGAACAGGTTACTGGTTCATCCCCGGGTTACACATTGAAGCAATGACTGCTCCAGTACtgtgctgacctctgacctgagTTTGAGCCTTTTAACCCCAAAATATTTGCATCAGCAGGAACTGGAGACTTCTCTATTCCAGCAGTAGACTCCTCATTTTGTGATTTGtaatattaatgttattaatgCTCTGCCTGGTCTGTGTAGAGCTCCTCACTTTCACCTCGAGTCTGAGCCGCAGCGAGTGAAGCCAACACTCATTAGAATGAAATCATGCGGCCAGTTAATAACATTCCTCAGTTCATCAATAAAGAAGCTCCTGGACGGCTGAGTGGTTCTCAGAGTTGTGATTTCAGAATAAACTGGTGATATTTAGTAAACACAGAGATACCTCGGTACCTAACGATGTCatattcttcttctgcatcaGGTTCGGGAGGAAGAAGGTTGTGTTCATCTCTCTTGCAGCGCAGTGCGTCGCTGTCATCCTGCAGTCCTTCTCTCACTCATGGAGGATGTTCTGCATCATGTTCCTCTTCGTTGGAGCCTCTCAGATATCCCTGTATATCTCTGCGTTTGTGCTCGGTAAGGATTATAAACTTCAGCATGAGTCCTCGTCACCTGCATGAGATGTTGAGTCTCCTCTTTAACTCGCTCATCAACAAACTTGTGCATCTTATTTTATCTCTGACAGGAACGGAGGTGTTGAGTAAAACCATGCGAGTGATCTTCACCACCCTCGGGGCCTTTCTCTTCTATTGCATTGGATACATGACTCTGCCCTGGATTGCGTACGCCATCAGAGAGTGGAGGACTCTTATGGCTGTCCTGGCTGCGACTTCTGTGGTCTACATCCCTCTGTGGTGGTACGTCAAACAGAACTTCAATAGTCAATAGTCTGTGTCTAAGGTTTTAAAGATGACTGAAAAGATGTTGAGCTAACTTAAAAACTGGTTGTTTAGGTTCATCCCAGAGTCTCCTCGGTGGCTGCTCACTCAGGGACGAGTGGAGGAAGCCGAGGCCATCGTGAGAGACGCTGCAAGGAAAAACAAAGTGGAAGCTCCAGTCGTCATTTTCAAAGACTTTGAGGTGAGCGTCTCATTTTTCAATTATAAATCTCTGTCTCGTCTGTTATTGttcaaggagaagaagagagagtggttgttgttgaagaagagagagcagttgttgaaggagaagaagagagagcggttgttgttgaaggagaagaagagagagcagttgttgttgaaggaggagaagagagagcggttgatGTTGATGTAGGAGAAGAGAGtgcggttgttgttgttgaaggagaagaagagagagtggttgttgtttttgaaggaggagatgagagactggttgttgttgttgaaggagaagaagagagagtggttgttgttgttgacggagaagagagagtggttgttgttgacggagaagagagagcagttgttgctgaaggagaagaagagagagcggttgttgttgaaggagaagaagagagagcggttgttgatgaaggagaagaagagagaggttgttgttgaaggagaagaagagagagtggttgttgttgaaggagaaga
It encodes:
- the LOC117809936 gene encoding solute carrier family 22 member 4-like, which encodes NKLVIFSKHRDTSVPNDVIFFFCIRFGRKKVVFISLAAQCVAVILQSFSHSWRMFCIMFLFVGASQISLYISAFVLGTEVLSKTMRVIFTTLGAFLFYCIGYMTLPWIAYAIREWRTLMAVLAATSVVYIPLWWFIPESPRWLLTQGRVEEAEAIVRDAARKNKVEAPVVIFKDFEAMPPTKTYTMLDILKSRNIRCITLMCLVLWMAINIGYFGLSLNTSNLSGDPFMNCFLSAASEVPAYVVSTVLLKKCPRRALLSSFLVIGGGVLLLIQFIPD